One genomic segment of Candidatus Methylomirabilota bacterium includes these proteins:
- a CDS encoding MGMT family protein produces the protein MPAVWRLVRRIPRGRVVTYGQLAALLDRPRAARAVGRALGGCPPDLPWHRVVNARGGISPRARMSSVLTQRIRLEAEGIALPGGRVRLRQYRWRPGDGR, from the coding sequence GTGCCGGCGGTGTGGCGGCTCGTGCGGCGCATCCCCCGCGGCCGCGTCGTCACCTACGGCCAACTCGCGGCGCTCCTGGACCGGCCCCGGGCGGCGCGGGCGGTCGGCCGGGCCCTGGGGGGCTGTCCGCCGGACCTGCCGTGGCATCGGGTGGTCAACGCGCGGGGCGGCATCAGTCCCCGCGCGCGGATGAGCAGCGTGCTGACCCAGCGGATCCGGCTCGAGGCGGAAGGCATCGCGCTCCCAGGCGGGCGCGTCCGCTTGCGGCAGTACCGGTGGCGTCCTGGCGACGGACGGTGA
- a CDS encoding ABC transporter ATP-binding protein, giving the protein MPDLEHDEILGRAFDRHLVARLARVARPHGRLIASTALLFPLIACVELLQPYLLKIAIDDHILAADWGGLTEVAALFLGVLVMLSALRAAEAYLMQLTGQRVMHDLRAMLFRHLLRLEAAFFDRNPVGRLMTRVLNDVEAVSEAFTSGLFAVVGDVITLAGVVAVMLWMDWRLALVTFSLVPALGAIAGYFRIRARDAYREVRRRLARLNAFLQESLQGMTVIQLFAREGHEFSAFRRLNADYRRAMFGSTVWEASLYAAVEALGSAALALLLWYGAGQIGAGALTFGTLVAFIQYTNRFFLPIRDLGAKYTVMQSAMASSERIFALLDRAPAIAAPAVAGPRTVPRGPSPVAFKTVWFAYEDEDWVLRDCSFEVAPGEHVAIVGATGEGKSTCARLLNRSYDVGRGQVLVDGVDVREWDLQSLRRHVGIIFQDTVLFTGTIEANLQLGSDGRVTRADLERAVEVANCRRVIDGLPRGWAEELSERGANLSHGQRQLLAIARALVYNPAILVLDEATSSVDPESEALIRHAMARLAEGRTTITIAHRLSTVQSANRILVLHRGRIHEEGRHADLLRLGGLYARLWELGVKSRSA; this is encoded by the coding sequence GTGCCTGACCTCGAGCACGACGAGATCCTCGGGCGCGCCTTCGACCGCCACCTGGTGGCGCGCCTGGCGCGGGTCGCCCGGCCCCACGGGCGGCTGATCGCCTCCACGGCCCTCCTCTTCCCGCTGATCGCCTGCGTCGAGCTGCTGCAGCCCTATCTCCTGAAGATCGCCATCGACGATCACATTCTGGCCGCCGACTGGGGGGGCCTCACCGAGGTCGCCGCGCTCTTCCTGGGCGTCCTGGTGATGCTGAGCGCGCTGAGGGCGGCCGAGGCCTACCTGATGCAGCTCACCGGCCAGCGGGTGATGCACGACCTCCGGGCGATGCTCTTCCGCCACCTCCTGCGCCTGGAGGCGGCCTTCTTCGATCGCAACCCGGTCGGGCGGCTGATGACCCGCGTGCTCAACGACGTCGAGGCGGTGAGCGAGGCGTTCACCAGCGGGCTGTTCGCCGTGGTCGGGGACGTCATCACGCTGGCGGGTGTGGTGGCGGTCATGCTGTGGATGGACTGGCGGCTGGCGCTGGTGACCTTCTCGCTGGTGCCGGCCCTCGGCGCCATCGCCGGCTACTTCCGGATCCGCGCCCGCGACGCCTACCGCGAGGTCCGCCGGCGCCTGGCCAGGCTGAATGCCTTCCTGCAGGAGTCGCTCCAGGGCATGACGGTGATCCAGCTCTTCGCCCGCGAGGGGCACGAGTTCAGCGCCTTCCGCCGCCTTAACGCCGACTACCGGCGGGCCATGTTCGGCTCGACCGTGTGGGAAGCGTCCCTTTATGCGGCGGTGGAGGCGCTCGGCTCGGCGGCGCTGGCCCTGCTGCTCTGGTACGGCGCGGGCCAGATCGGGGCGGGAGCCCTGACGTTCGGCACGCTGGTCGCGTTCATCCAGTACACCAACCGCTTCTTCCTTCCCATCCGGGACCTGGGGGCGAAGTACACGGTCATGCAGTCGGCGATGGCCTCGTCCGAGCGGATCTTCGCGCTGCTCGATCGCGCCCCCGCCATCGCGGCGCCGGCGGTCGCCGGCCCGCGCACGGTACCACGGGGTCCATCGCCGGTCGCCTTCAAGACCGTCTGGTTCGCGTACGAGGACGAAGACTGGGTCCTCCGCGACTGCTCGTTCGAGGTGGCGCCGGGGGAGCACGTGGCGATCGTCGGCGCCACCGGCGAGGGCAAGAGCACCTGCGCCCGGCTCCTCAACCGCTCGTACGATGTCGGGCGCGGGCAGGTCCTGGTCGACGGCGTCGACGTAAGGGAATGGGACCTCCAGAGCCTCCGCCGCCACGTGGGAATCATTTTCCAGGACACCGTGCTCTTCACCGGGACCATCGAGGCCAACCTCCAGCTGGGCAGCGACGGCCGGGTGACCCGCGCCGATCTCGAGCGCGCGGTCGAGGTCGCCAACTGCCGCCGGGTGATCGACGGCCTGCCGCGCGGCTGGGCCGAGGAGCTTTCCGAGCGGGGGGCGAACCTCTCGCACGGGCAGCGCCAGCTGCTGGCCATCGCCCGGGCCCTCGTATACAATCCCGCCATCCTCGTCCTCGACGAGGCCACCTCGAGCGTGGATCCGGAGTCCGAGGCGCTGATCCGGCACGCCATGGCGCGGCTGGCGGAGGGCCGCACGACGATCACGATCGCTCACCGGCTGTCCACGGTGCAGAGCGCCAACCGCATCCTCGTCCTGCACCGCGGCCGCATTCACGAGGAGGGCCGTCACGCGGACCTGTTGCGCCTGGGCGGACTGTACGCGCGGCTGTGGGAGCTCGGGGTCAAGAGCCGTTCCGCCTGA
- a CDS encoding ABC transporter ATP-binding protein → MRVSSPARALTRYIVRYRLRYAAGIACLGAATLLSLAIPRTVQRAVEALEADAAGAPVGAYVGIILLLALGNGVARLGSRFAIMASAQRVEYDVRNDLYRSLLRFPPAFFARHSIGDLMTRSSSDISAVRVLVGFGAVSFISTVFAFVGALGAMIAVDPWLTLYALAPYPVLVALARGANVTVHERTQAAQDQLGVLSARVQEHLAAMSVVRAYTMEAQAAAEFDRANGEYLRRSLALGRTLSQFVPLTGLITGLGALIVLWLGGRAVMDGRLTLGALVAFNGYLAYLAWPTLALGFTLSIVRRGLTSMERIQEIVATAPAPEPHATPLGGTPAIRFSNVTFAYEDRPPALRAVSFEVEPGETVAVVGHTGSGKSTLGALLARLWEPPAGTVFVARRDVVDMPLGTLRGALGYVPQEAFLFSRSITDNVTLGRETIAPDVVRAAAAVAGVGDEVERFPAGWETVVGERGLTLSGGQRQRLALARALAGAPAILVLDDVFASVDAAKEEEIVENLRRAARGRTVLLMTHRLRAARAADRVVVLAEGRVAETGTHDELLRRGGLYAQLWRIQQLEEEIARA, encoded by the coding sequence ATGCGGGTGTCGTCGCCGGCGCGCGCCCTCACGCGCTACATCGTCCGCTATCGGCTCCGGTACGCGGCCGGCATCGCGTGTCTGGGCGCTGCGACCCTCCTGAGCCTGGCCATTCCCCGGACCGTCCAGCGCGCGGTCGAGGCGCTGGAAGCCGACGCGGCCGGCGCGCCGGTCGGCGCCTACGTCGGCATCATCCTCCTCCTGGCCCTGGGCAACGGCGTGGCCCGCCTGGGCTCGCGCTTCGCGATCATGGCCAGCGCCCAGCGGGTGGAGTACGACGTCCGCAACGATCTCTACCGCAGCCTCCTGCGCTTCCCGCCGGCCTTCTTCGCGCGCCATTCGATCGGCGACCTCATGACCCGCTCGTCCAGCGACATCAGCGCCGTGCGCGTGCTGGTGGGCTTCGGCGCCGTGAGCTTCATCAGCACCGTGTTCGCGTTCGTGGGAGCGCTGGGCGCGATGATCGCGGTCGACCCCTGGCTCACGCTCTACGCCCTGGCGCCGTATCCGGTGCTGGTGGCGCTGGCCCGCGGGGCCAATGTCACCGTCCACGAGCGCACCCAGGCCGCCCAGGACCAGCTCGGCGTCCTCTCCGCGCGCGTGCAGGAGCACCTGGCGGCGATGAGCGTCGTCCGGGCCTACACGATGGAGGCGCAGGCCGCCGCCGAGTTCGACCGGGCCAACGGCGAGTATCTCCGGCGGAGCCTGGCACTGGGGCGGACTCTCTCCCAGTTCGTCCCGCTCACCGGCCTCATCACGGGGCTGGGCGCCCTCATCGTCCTCTGGCTCGGCGGCCGGGCGGTGATGGACGGGCGCCTCACCCTCGGAGCGCTCGTCGCCTTCAACGGCTACCTGGCCTATCTGGCCTGGCCCACGCTGGCACTGGGATTCACGCTCTCGATCGTCCGCCGAGGTCTCACCTCCATGGAGCGCATCCAGGAGATCGTGGCAACCGCCCCGGCCCCCGAGCCCCACGCGACGCCCCTGGGCGGGACGCCGGCCATCCGGTTTTCGAACGTGACCTTCGCCTACGAGGATCGGCCGCCCGCGCTGAGAGCGGTGAGCTTCGAGGTTGAGCCCGGCGAGACCGTCGCCGTGGTCGGCCACACGGGCAGCGGCAAGTCCACGCTCGGCGCGCTGCTGGCGCGGCTGTGGGAGCCGCCCGCCGGCACGGTGTTCGTCGCCAGGCGCGACGTCGTCGACATGCCTCTCGGCACCCTGCGCGGCGCCCTCGGCTACGTGCCGCAGGAGGCCTTCCTCTTCTCGCGCTCCATCACCGACAACGTGACGCTGGGGCGGGAGACGATCGCGCCCGACGTCGTGCGCGCGGCTGCCGCGGTCGCTGGCGTCGGCGACGAGGTCGAGCGCTTTCCCGCGGGGTGGGAGACCGTCGTCGGCGAGCGGGGCCTCACGCTCTCGGGCGGTCAGCGTCAGCGGCTGGCCCTCGCGCGGGCGCTGGCGGGGGCTCCGGCGATCCTCGTCCTCGACGACGTCTTCGCCAGCGTCGACGCCGCCAAGGAGGAGGAGATCGTCGAGAACCTCCGGCGCGCGGCCCGGGGGCGCACGGTGCTCCTCATGACCCACCGGCTCCGGGCCGCGCGGGCGGCCGATCGCGTCGTGGTGCTGGCGGAGGGCCGCGTCGCCGAGACGGGCACGCACGACGAGCTCCTCAGGCGGGGCGGCCTCTACGCCCAGCTCTGGCGCATCCAGCAGCTCGAGGAGGAGATCGCTCGTGCCTGA